A region of the Silene latifolia isolate original U9 population chromosome 9, ASM4854445v1, whole genome shotgun sequence genome:
GTATTGTGTTTGATACTTTGATCATTTTGATGTCATGAATTTTCCTATTGCATCCTGTCACTAGCATAAACCTCCTGAGTTTTAAGTGCTATACTATGTAATGTGTAGGTTTTCAAAAACCACGGAGCGTCAGCTGGAGCATCAATGAGCCATTCACATAGTCAGATTATTGCTCTTCCTATAGTTCCACCTTCGGTATCTTCTCGCCTTAAAGCTACTAAGGAGTACTTTGAGAAGACTGGAAGATGTATTTTGTGTGAGGCGCCACAAAAGGAGCTTCTCATTCATGAATCGAAGCATTTTCTTTCAGTAGTTCCATATGCAGCGAGCTATGCCTTTGAGATGTGGATCATCCCCCGTCAGCATTCTATACATTTTCATGATATAGACAAAGACAAGGTGAATCCCAATGCTTGGCCCTCATGTTGATATTATAGATCTGTGTTGTTGCTATCTGCTAAAATCAGCGGAGAGCAAAGTACCATGCATCATTATTCATGTAAAATCTTGGCTACCAGATTTGCTGAATTCACAGCGAATCACAGACTAATTTTCACATATTCATGTCTTGACATTTGCTTAAAATAGTGTTTATTACATATCGGACTATTACATATTGGTCACAATTGAGGCAATCCTGCCTAAAGTAAGGCCTTTTGGTGGTTAAAGGCCCACGCCCCACGCCCCACGGCCACCAAAACAGCCTAGCTGCCAGTTTTGTGATAGATGAGTATTTGCGCGCCGACCTTGCAAGCAGTTCATTCTGGTCATTTCATTTCAAGAGTCAGGTCATTTTGAGTATATGTCGGGTCAGTGAGGTTTAATTTGGGTTGTTTTGGATCATGACTAAGATTTTTGTAAAGAAAATATTCtcaaatttgattttgaattagTCAATTGAGGTTATTACAATTGAATTATTGATGCTAAAAAGTTGGTCAATATTTAATGATGTTTGGTCTCTTGGGTGCAGGCTGATGACCTTGGTAGCATACTCAAACTTATGCTGAAAAAGATGGCTTCCCAATTAAACTATCCACCCTACAACTTTATGATTCATACATCTCCCCTTCATCTCGACAATTCATATTTGAGCTCCAGTCATTGGTTCTTGCAAATAGTGCCTCAGCTAAGTGTACTAGCTGGATTTGAAATCGCCACCGAATGTCACATTAATCCTGTTTTTCCGGAAGATGCTGCTATGATTTTGAGGGAAGTTCATGTTGAAGACACTGACAACATATTAAGGGAAATCCATGTTGAAGACGGTTAAAATTTGACGTGATTGAGATGTAAACTTAATGGTAGAATAACAAATATAGTTGTACATTTTTTCCAGGTGACAGTGACCATCTTTGGCGGAAAACTTTAAAGCATTGTAATAATGTTGTCATTTTTACCTTTTTGGTGCCGATTACCGTGTTAACaagaatggaaataatatagcCCTGATGTGCATGTAATTGCAATTTTTGAAGTTTATTTTTCATGGATGCCGTAATGTTTGTTGACTCCATGGACTTGAAGGATTTTGTTTCCAAATCATGAGCATCACAGTTCAATAACTCTACTTACGGAATGTAAGAAGATGTAGCCAAAATTCTTCCAGCCAAATCGTTGTCAAAAAAGGACaaggtaatattattattatgtacAAGTATATATTTTTAACTCATCTAATTGTGAAGTTCAACGTTATTATATTATATGTGATTCTAATGGCGAGGTTTACATTATTGTATGAAAAACAAATACAATTATCCTTTAAAGTATGCTATGACTAAGACTCGAGGTAACATTACTAGTATACATCATTTACTCTTTTGAACAATTGTCATTTTCCATCTCAAGTATCCTAACTTCACTCAATTAGCCACATTTAAGtactttttaattaatataagaaGAAAGAGTTCGATGAGCAGAAATGAAGCTAAGCACAGTCTGACCGAGCCATGGCCCGAGCgagttttttgaaaaaaaaaaatataatacacACTAACTTTTGTTTGAAAAAAAATAACTATGAACCAAAATATAAGTAAGATTGATGCTTCGGCCCTAGGTAGAATTTGAACCTAGCTTCGTCCTGGCCGATGAGGCTAATATCCGAATAAACTCCATCCTAATTTGAAATCCTACCTCGGCCCCTATACAATTATAGTACAATTAATCATGTACGAAACATACAAATAAAATACTAATCAAAGGTTAGAATTTTGTTCAACTCTTCTATTGAAGGAAACTCCTTTAGCATTCTACCAAATGACAAATCCCTTGCCAAAAACTTCAAACTCCCACCACCATTTCTATCCAAAACATGATGATTATTCTGATCTCTCTTTTTCACGTTCATTGCCATTGAAGAAGAAGAATAGTTACGCGGTGGCGACTCGGCTATGGTAGAATCCTTACCAGTCAGATTCTGAACCACTGATTTGAAGCTTGTTGCATCAGTTTCTACATATTGTGTTTTAATATGCACTACTTTCATGGGTTGATTTTCTCCTCTTCTAGACATGCTGTGAGTATAGGGATAAGGGGGATTTGGACCTGTGATTTATGGCACGATACCTCAGTTTTAATCACTAGGCTACTACGACCTCTTTGGTAAtatcttttttatttattttagtagTATGTAAATGGTATTACTTGTACAATTTGTATGATGATTGTTCAGATTGTTTATGGTTATGGGAATTTAGGGTTTTATATTTATAGGAGAGGATGAGTGGGTTAAAATGTTGGATTAATTGGAGGGCGTTAGTCAAGCAGTCTATAAGGACTAAATATGATTGGAGGAACTGGGGAAGGTTGCTTTAATTTTATACACACATGATGTAATTGGTCTATGTGTTGTAAAGTCATCCATTATATTCAAGAGTTTGGCTCCTCGTGGATGTTGATGTTCAGGGTTACTATGTGACTCACTTGTCTTAAACATCTAGATGTGGAAGACCAAAGATATGTTATTCTAATATTTAAGATTAGACCATTGGATATTATAAGAGGGCTGGTGAGAATATTTCATAAGAGAATTGTGTTGATAATTGTTGTGTTATTGAAGTAGTAGAATGATCACTATTTATAATAGCTTACAGGAAATCCTGGGTATTATCAGTTAAAACTTTAGCGGAAGCTGTTATAATGTAACCGTCACCTCAGCGTCTTATATTAAACCCTAGATTCTCTAACACTTTTGTTTTGATTACATTAGTTTTGCACTAAAAGATGTTTGTCACTTATATTACTATATATTGTTTTGGTAAATCATGTTTTCTTACCAACTCTAGAAAGGAACAACTTTCTATTTTTGAATAGCTCAATTCTTATTAGTCTTAGCTTGTAGATCACTTTAGTAAGTTCTTCTTATCCTTTATTTATTTGTTACAAACAATAGAATCATCTAAGCATGAAAATATCACCTTGAGGACTCTTCTCTTCACCCCCTTCCCAAGGTccttttatacaaaattaaatatGGCAAAGTATTCCTCATATTATATTAAGGTATACAAACATTTATCGAGATACAACCATAAATTTACACCTTTACTTTAGAAGATAGTTATCTCACATTGTATCAAAACTTGATAATCCTGATCTCCCAAATTCAATTATTTTCCAAATCTCACAAGTAGAATTAAAGCTTATAGTATGTGAAAAACAGTGTATTCCACTCTTCCATCGCAAATGACATTTGTGTTGAATGGTGTATTTAAATATAAATGTGTACTTAACGAAAATTAGTAGGAAAATTTGCACTTTAGTGCCTTAACGTTAGggttatatttaatttaattttggtGCCATGAATTTTGGATATTTTCACTTTGATGCGctcatatttttattaataacaTATGTGTCCTTAAGGTTGAAATATTCTCACTTGTGGCCCACGTTATAAGATAGACACTTTATTATGCTCAACGTATATGTTTTAGCGATAAAATATATGATGTTATTCAGAGGTAATCAAAATCAGAAatcaaaaataactcaaatctgTAATTTTAAAGTAGACTTGTTCAAATCTTAGAATTATGTTAAAACTTAGGACATTAAAATGGAAGTATTCTAAgtttcacaaattctcactttagacggacatTGTTCGTTTAAAgttgtagacgggtcaaatattacaccactttcataataagacaaaTAACAAGTGCGATGTCACCACTTTATCTTATTATGTAAGTGTTGACATATTTGACCCATCTACACTTTAGACAGATATACCCGTCTAAAGTGAGACTAATTGTCTAAATTTTGATCAACATCTACGCATGTACTCGGGTTTCGGAACTTTATTTCATTTAAGCCACCAAGAGATCTCTTTAACCTTAAACCTAATCTAATTATCTAAGGGAAAATGCACGCACTGCCCTTCAACTTTGATGTTTTgtccgaaatacccaattttttgattTAGAGAATtttaagaggctataactcgtgtttacgagctcagaaagtgacgatttgtttttttcaaattgattatcttttcgagatctacgacttgaaaaaaaaaattgtcgagtttGGAATCCGTGAGCAAGAGATATGATCACTCAAAATTTGTTcggtaaaaaaaactttgacgtacaaaaactcctagccacg
Encoded here:
- the LOC141599629 gene encoding ADP-glucose phosphorylase is translated as MAASNSSPSPRNPELRNDKINNKWIIFSPARSKRPSDFKSKSPVSDPTQPQTHVCPFCIGHEHECAPEIFRVCDDSDPNRWRIRVIQNLYPALSRDINPHDPPDSLECGVITGFGFHDVVIESPTHPIHLSDLPGSGVGEVVMAYKKRVLQIAAFDSVKYVQVFKNHGASAGASMSHSHSQIIALPIVPPSVSSRLKATKEYFEKTGRCILCEAPQKELLIHESKHFLSVVPYAASYAFEMWIIPRQHSIHFHDIDKDKADDLGSILKLMLKKMASQLNYPPYNFMIHTSPLHLDNSYLSSSHWFLQIVPQLSVLAGFEIATECHINPVFPEDAAMILREVHVEDTDNILREIHVEDG
- the LOC141600903 gene encoding VQ motif-containing protein 10-like; translation: MSRRGENQPMKVVHIKTQYVETDATSFKSVVQNLTGKDSTIAESPPRNYSSSSMAMNVKKRDQNNHHVLDRNGGGSLKFLARDLSFGRMLKEFPSIEELNKILTFD